A region from the Gemmatimonadota bacterium genome encodes:
- a CDS encoding M55 family metallopeptidase, translating into MRLSLLALVPCLGLAALPAAAQAPRRLKVYISADMEGITGVVTNEQLGPTGFEYQRARQFMTDEVNAAILGARDAGATEILVSDSHGNGQNLLIEQLPVDVRIVRSWPRPLMMMEGIDSTFGAVLFIGYHSGTSNVAGVRAHTMSSATLTGVALNGTQAPEGGINAAIAGHFGVPVVMISGDDAAIDEVRKFTGPIEGAQVKRAISFHSAETMTPKAGQELIRARAKAGVERRASFRPYQLRGQVNADVSFKHYRAAEIVAYLPGIQRIDAHTIRFTGRDITEVSRFLEFLNTYSTDLTP; encoded by the coding sequence ATGCGCCTGTCCCTGCTCGCCCTCGTCCCCTGCCTCGGCCTCGCGGCCCTGCCGGCCGCCGCACAGGCGCCCCGCCGCCTCAAGGTCTACATCTCCGCAGATATGGAGGGCATCACGGGCGTCGTGACCAACGAGCAACTCGGGCCGACCGGCTTCGAGTATCAGCGCGCTCGCCAGTTCATGACCGATGAGGTGAACGCCGCGATCCTGGGCGCGAGGGACGCCGGTGCCACGGAAATCCTGGTGAGCGACTCGCACGGCAACGGCCAGAACCTGTTGATCGAACAGTTGCCCGTCGACGTTCGCATCGTGCGATCGTGGCCACGCCCCCTGATGATGATGGAGGGGATCGACTCGACGTTTGGCGCCGTCCTGTTTATCGGATACCACTCGGGGACCTCCAACGTCGCTGGCGTCCGTGCGCACACCATGTCGAGCGCCACCCTGACCGGGGTGGCCCTCAACGGCACGCAGGCACCGGAGGGCGGGATCAACGCTGCAATTGCCGGACACTTCGGGGTGCCGGTCGTCATGATTTCCGGCGACGACGCCGCCATTGACGAGGTCCGCAAGTTCACGGGGCCCATTGAGGGTGCCCAGGTGAAACGCGCGATCTCGTTTCACTCGGCGGAGACGATGACCCCCAAGGCGGGACAGGAGTTGATCCGCGCTCGCGCGAAGGCTGGCGTGGAGCGACGTGCCTCCTTTCGTCCCTACCAGCTCCGAGGCCAGGTCAACGCGGACGTGAGCTTCAAGCACTACCGCGCCGCAGAGATCGTCGCCTACCTCCCGGGCATCCAGCGCATCGACGCCCATACCATCCGCTTCACGGGCCGCGACATCACGGAAGTATCCCGCTTCCTCGAGTTCCTCAACACCTACTCGACCGACCTCACCCCCTAG
- a CDS encoding TerC family protein, which yields MAWLSDPSAWIGLLTLTVLEIVLGIDNIIFISILSGKLPKEDQPRARKLGLMGAFVTRLLLLLSIAWIVRLTRPLFSVGSIDFSGRAIILLLGGLFLIAKATYEIHDKLEGQTAEHTTGKVAQSLTAVVLQIMVVDIVFSLDSVITAVGMVKEVQIMVAANVIALGVMLRAAGPISAFVDDHPTVKILALAFLVLIGTNLVAEGLGQHIPKGYTYFAMAFSFAVEMVNLKLRDRAAQGAVELRDTPRL from the coding sequence ATGGCTTGGCTGTCCGACCCAAGTGCCTGGATTGGCTTGCTGACGTTGACTGTCCTCGAGATCGTCCTCGGGATCGACAACATCATCTTCATCTCGATCCTGTCCGGCAAGCTTCCAAAGGAGGACCAGCCCAGGGCGCGCAAGCTCGGGCTGATGGGGGCGTTCGTTACCCGACTCCTGCTGCTGCTCTCCATCGCCTGGATCGTGCGCCTCACCCGCCCGTTGTTCAGCGTCGGGAGCATTGACTTCAGCGGGCGGGCGATCATCCTGCTCCTGGGTGGCCTCTTCCTGATCGCCAAGGCGACCTACGAGATCCATGACAAGCTGGAAGGGCAGACGGCTGAGCACACCACCGGCAAGGTCGCGCAGTCACTCACGGCCGTTGTGCTCCAGATCATGGTCGTGGACATCGTGTTTTCGCTCGACTCGGTGATCACCGCCGTCGGGATGGTCAAGGAGGTCCAGATCATGGTGGCCGCCAACGTGATTGCGCTCGGGGTCATGCTGCGTGCGGCCGGGCCGATCTCGGCTTTTGTCGACGACCACCCGACGGTGAAGATCCTGGCGCTGGCCTTTCTCGTGCTCATCGGCACGAACCTGGTGGCCGAGGGGCTGGGTCAGCACATCCCGAAGGGCTACACGTACTTCGCGATGGCCTTCTCGTTCGCGGTGGAGATGGTCAACCTCAAGCTGCGGGACAGGGCCGCCCAGGGTGCGGTGGAGTTGCGGGATACCCCGCGGCTCTAG
- a CDS encoding transporter gives MTSSVNPMAAAGLAPDDATRDLGFGQVVAQESRRRLVNRDGTFNVVRHGLSALTSLSAYHWLVTMTWTRFVALLAASMLVWNGLFAALFIACGPGALVVPDGAGVDHRWLAAYFFSVQTFATIGYGQIAPAGVAPNVVVVVESFMSVVFITLVTGIVFARFSRPTARVKFSERAVVAPYHGGRAFMFRLVNVRRSQLFELQAKVSCAYWAEEGGRRSRRFASLELERPTVNFLPLSWTVVHPFDASSPFHGLSETEFRALEPEFLVLLSGVDETWEQVVHARSSYALSEVTWGARFADIYDRRDPGQLAIDVRQLSSLERVAL, from the coding sequence ATGACATCCTCCGTGAACCCAATGGCCGCCGCGGGCCTCGCTCCCGACGACGCCACCCGCGACCTCGGTTTCGGCCAGGTCGTTGCCCAGGAGAGTCGTCGACGCCTCGTCAACCGGGACGGCACGTTCAACGTGGTGCGCCACGGCTTGAGCGCGCTGACCTCACTCAGCGCGTATCACTGGCTCGTGACGATGACCTGGACGCGTTTCGTGGCGCTCCTGGCAGCCAGCATGCTGGTGTGGAATGGCCTGTTTGCCGCACTCTTCATCGCGTGCGGACCTGGCGCGCTCGTCGTCCCGGATGGCGCTGGGGTCGATCACCGGTGGTTGGCCGCGTACTTCTTCTCCGTCCAAACCTTTGCGACCATCGGCTACGGGCAGATCGCGCCGGCCGGCGTCGCGCCGAACGTGGTGGTCGTCGTCGAGTCCTTCATGAGTGTCGTCTTCATCACGCTCGTGACGGGCATCGTCTTTGCGCGGTTCTCGAGGCCGACCGCCAGGGTGAAGTTCAGCGAACGCGCCGTCGTCGCGCCGTACCACGGGGGGCGAGCGTTCATGTTTCGGCTGGTCAACGTGCGCCGCTCCCAGTTGTTCGAGCTGCAAGCCAAGGTGTCGTGTGCCTATTGGGCGGAGGAGGGCGGGCGCCGCTCCCGACGTTTTGCGAGCCTGGAGCTCGAGCGCCCGACAGTCAACTTCCTGCCGCTCTCCTGGACGGTCGTCCACCCGTTCGACGCAAGCAGCCCGTTCCATGGCCTGTCCGAGACGGAGTTCCGCGCCCTCGAACCGGAGTTCCTGGTGCTCCTCTCGGGGGTCGATGAGACGTGGGAGCAGGTGGTGCACGCGCGGTCCTCGTACGCCCTCAGCGAAGTGACCTGGGGGGCGAGGTTCGCCGACATTTACGACCGACGTGACCCTGGCCAACTGGCCATCGACGTCCGCCAGTTGTCGAGCCTTGAGCGCGTCGCACTGTAA
- a CDS encoding SET domain-containing protein-lysine N-methyltransferase: protein MPPRKTVADPQPFVVRRSKIQGRGGWATRDIKKGEWIVEYVGEKITWAESDRRYDDEKMSRHHTFLFTLDKRYVIDAVNEGNDARFINHSCDPNCEAVVTKGHIYIAALRNIRKDEELFYDYSYARDKNTTEEDEKLYVCKCGSAKCRGTILEAPKKRKRRKHHTAARRGHTAGKTSAGKKAGKKTPGRKKKVGKTAGAAGTRNKRSSAGTKVRPRR, encoded by the coding sequence ATGCCTCCAAGAAAAACCGTTGCCGATCCCCAGCCGTTTGTCGTGCGGCGATCGAAGATCCAGGGCCGGGGGGGCTGGGCCACGCGGGACATCAAGAAGGGCGAGTGGATCGTTGAGTACGTGGGCGAGAAGATCACGTGGGCCGAGTCCGATCGTCGCTACGATGACGAGAAGATGTCACGGCATCACACCTTTCTGTTCACGCTGGACAAGCGCTACGTGATCGACGCCGTCAACGAGGGGAACGACGCGCGGTTCATCAACCACTCGTGTGATCCGAATTGCGAGGCGGTCGTCACGAAGGGACACATCTACATCGCGGCGCTGCGCAACATCCGGAAGGACGAGGAGTTGTTTTACGACTACAGCTACGCGCGCGACAAGAACACCACCGAGGAAGACGAAAAGCTGTACGTCTGCAAGTGCGGGTCGGCGAAGTGCCGCGGGACGATCCTCGAGGCGCCAAAGAAGCGGAAGCGACGGAAGCATCACACGGCCGCGCGGCGCGGGCACACGGCAGGAAAAACGTCGGCCGGGAAGAAGGCGGGAAAGAAGACGCCGGGAAGGAAGAAGAAGGTGGGGAAGACCGCTGGCGCCGCCGGGACGCGGAACAAGCGGTCGTCAGCGGGCACCAAGGTGCGGCCGCGTCGATGA